From the genome of Papaver somniferum cultivar HN1 chromosome 2, ASM357369v1, whole genome shotgun sequence, one region includes:
- the LOC113347892 gene encoding acylamino-acid-releasing enzyme-like isoform X2: MREVSQGLDVANEEEFASQSTLLKEFASLPTIDKAWVFESENGGSSRAMFSISQPNLLGNEKRTHILSSHIAKQSDGSVSFQWAPFPVEMSGVSIIVPSPSGQKMLVIRNQENDSPTQFEIWGPSRVEKEIHVPKSVHGSVYTDGWFEGISWSSDEILIAYVAEDPSPSKPVFDGLGYKKRASTEKDCNSWEGQGDFEGDWGEAYSGKRRPGLFVVNIASGDVHIVDGISKSLSVGQVIWAPKNDELDQYLVFVGWPSDCGSEMIVRKLGIKYCYNRPCALYAVKASFHKSATDKLETKGDRSEDKTAAINLTQGISSAFFPQFSPDGKFLVFLSAKSAVDTGAHMATDSLHRIDWPTDGKPQTSLKWFDVVPVVQCAEEDCFPGLYCSGFLRNPWLSDGRTMIMSCYWRSSQVIVSVDVLSGRVSRVTPNSSASWNILALNGDNILSVSSSPVEPPEIKYGYSTERKEWNWLDISGPVSIYSTKVKSMLSSLQFSIMKIPVRDTSVDLTDGARTPYEAIFVSSKTRKSGACDPLVVILHGGPHSASSTDFNKNHAFLSTLGYSLLIVNYRGTLGFGEEALQSLPGKVGSQDVSDVLAALDHVIEMGLADPSKVAVVGISHGGFLTTHLIGQAPDRFAAAAARNPVCNLALMVGTSDIPDWCYVGAYGGSEGKINFTEAPSLDHLRVMYNKSPISHLSKVKTPTLFLLGAQDLRVPVSDGLQYARALKENGVEVKVMMFPKDNHEINRPRSDFESFLNIGVWFNKHFQKPVYIYM, translated from the exons ATGAGAGAAGTCTCTCAGGGTTTAGATGTGgcaaatgaagaagaatttgCTTCTCAATCTACATTACTTAAAGAATTTGCCTCCTTACCTACCATTGACAAGGCATGGGTCTTTGAATCAGAGAATG GAGGTAGTTCTCGGGCAATGTTTTCGATAAGCCAACCAAATCTCTTAGGAAATGAAAAACGGACTCATATTCTATCTTCCCATATTGCAAAACAAAGCGACGGGTCTGTCAGCTTTCAATGGGCGCCATTCCCTGTTGAAATGTCAGGTGTATCAATAATTGTTCCGTCACCGTCAGGACAGAAAATGCTTGTTATAAGAAATCAGGAAAATGATAGTCCAACACAATTTGAAATCTGGGGACCGTCTCGGGTGGAAAAGGAAATACATGTCCCAAAATCGGTTCATGGCTCAGTATATACCGATGGATG GTTTGAGGGGATTTCCTGGAGCTCAGATGAAATTCTCATCGCTTATGTTGCTGAGGATCCATCTCCATCCAAGCCAGTGTTTGATGGCCTCGGCTACAAGAAAAGAGCTTCTACAGAGAAGGACTGCAATAGCTGGGAAGGACAAGGAGATTTTGAAGGGGACTGGGGTGAAGCCTATTCGGGCAAAAGGCGTCCTGGCCTATTTGTTGTCAATATTGCTAG TGGAGATGTACACATTGTAGATGGAATCTCCAAATCCTTAAGTGTAGGACAAGTTATATGGGCGCCGAAGAATGATGAGTTGGACCAGTACTTGGTTTTTGTGGGTTGGCCATCAGACTGTGGATCTGAAATGATTGTAAGAAAGCTTGGTATAAAATACTGTTATAATAGGCCATGCGCTCTATATGCAGTCAAAGCATCATTTCACAAATCAGCAACTGATAAACTTGAAACCAA AGGTGACAGATCTGAAGATAAGACTGCAGCCATCAATCTTACTCAAGGCATAAGTAGTGCATTCTTTCCCCAATTCAG CCCAGATGGGAAATTCCTCGTTTTCCTGTCTGCAAAAAGTGCTGTGGATACTGGAGCACATATGGCCACTGACTCTCTCCACAGGATTGATTGGCCTACTGATGGGAAGCCTCAAACATCTCTTAAATGGTTTGACGTA GTCCCCGTTGTACAGTGTGCCGAAGAGGATTGCTTTCCAGGACTTTATTGTTCAGGTTTCCTCCGTAACCCGTGGCTTTCCGATGGACGGACAATGATTATGTCTTGTTACTGGCGCAGCAGTCAAGTAATAGTTTCTGTTGATGTGTTGAG TGGGAGAGTATCTCGAGTTACTCCCAATTCAAGTGCTTCGTGGAACATTCTTGCGTTAAATGGGGACAATATTCTCTCCG TGTCTAGTAGTCCAGTAGAGCCTCCTGAAATCAAGTATGGGTACTCTACTGAGAGGAAGGAATGGAATTGGCTCGATATTTCGGGTCCTGTTTCTATATACTCTACGAAG GTTAAATCTATGCTGTCATCCCTCCAATTTAGCATAATGAAGATTCCAGTTCGTGATACTTCTGTAGACCTTACGGACG GTGCTAGGACACCCTATGAAGCTATATTtgtttcttctaaaaccaggaaAAGTGGTGCATGTGATCCATTGGTGGTAATCCTTCATGGTGGACCGCATTCTGCCTCGTCAACTGACTTTAATAAAAACCATGCTTTCCTGTCTACATTAGGTTACAGCTTGCTCATAGTAAATTACAG AGGTACATTGGGATTTGGAGAGGAGGCGTTACAATCACTCCCAGGAAAAGTTGGTTCACAG GATGTAAGTGATGTACTTGCAGCTCTAGACCATGTCATTGAAATGGGTCTTGCTGACCCATCTAAAGTTGCTGTGGTTGGAATCTCACATGGGGGCTTTTTGACGACCCACTTGATCGGCCAG GCACCAGATAGGTTTGCAGCAGCGGCTGCGAGAAATCCTGTTTGTAATCTTGCATTGATGGTTGGTACGTCTGATATCCCCGATTGGTGTTATGTGGGAGCATATGGTGGTAGCGAGGGAAAAATTAACTTTACAGAGGCACCTTCACTTGATCATCTACGTGTGATGTATAACAAGTCTCCCATTTCACACCTCTCAAAG GTCAAAACGCCAACCCTCTTCCTTCTAGGTGCACAGGATCTGCGCGTTCCAGTTTCAGATGGATTGCAA TACGCACGAGCATTGAAGGAGAATGGAGTTGAGGTTAAGGTGATGATGTTTCCAAAGGACAACCATGAAATTAACAG GCCGCGATCTGACTTTGAAAGCTTTCTTAATATTGGTGTCTGGTTCAATAAGCATTTTCA GAAGCCcgtctatatatatatgtag
- the LOC113347892 gene encoding acylamino-acid-releasing enzyme-like isoform X5, whose translation MREVSQGLDVANEEEFASQSTLLKEFASLPTIDKAWVFESENGGSSRAMFSISQPNLLGNEKRTHILSSHIAKQSDGSVSFQWAPFPVEMSGVSIIVPSPSGQKMLVIRNQENDSPTQFEIWGPSRVEKEIHVPKSVHGSVYTDGWFEGISWSSDEILIAYVAEDPSPSKPVFDGLGYKKRASTEKDCNSWEGQGDFEGDWGEAYSGKRRPGLFVVNIASGDVHIVDGISKSLSVGQVIWAPKNDELDQYLVFVGWPSDCGSEMIVRKLGIKYCYNRPCALYAVKASFHKSATDKLETKGDRSEDKTAAINLTQGISSAFFPQFSPDGKFLVFLSAKSAVDTGAHMATDSLHRIDWPTDGKPQTSLKWFDVVPVVQCAEEDCFPGLYCSGFLRNPWLSDGRTMIMSCYWRSSQVIVSVDVLSGRVSRVTPNSSASWNILALNGDNILSVSSSPVEPPEIKYGYSTERKEWNWLDISGPVSIYSTKVKSMLSSLQFSIMKIPVRDTSVDLTDGARTPYEAIFVSSKTRKSGACDPLVVILHGGPHSASSTDFNKNHAFLSTLGYSLLIVNYRGTLGFGEEALQSLPGKVGSQDVSDVLAALDHVIEMGLADPSKVAVVGISHGGFLTTHLIGQAPDRFAAAAARNPVCNLALMVGTSDIPDWCYVGAYGGSEGKINFTEAPSLDHLRVMYNKSPISHLSKVKTPTLFLLGAQDLRVPVSDGLQYARALKENGVEVKVMMFPKDNHEINRPRSDFESFLNIGVWFNKHFQ comes from the exons ATGAGAGAAGTCTCTCAGGGTTTAGATGTGgcaaatgaagaagaatttgCTTCTCAATCTACATTACTTAAAGAATTTGCCTCCTTACCTACCATTGACAAGGCATGGGTCTTTGAATCAGAGAATG GAGGTAGTTCTCGGGCAATGTTTTCGATAAGCCAACCAAATCTCTTAGGAAATGAAAAACGGACTCATATTCTATCTTCCCATATTGCAAAACAAAGCGACGGGTCTGTCAGCTTTCAATGGGCGCCATTCCCTGTTGAAATGTCAGGTGTATCAATAATTGTTCCGTCACCGTCAGGACAGAAAATGCTTGTTATAAGAAATCAGGAAAATGATAGTCCAACACAATTTGAAATCTGGGGACCGTCTCGGGTGGAAAAGGAAATACATGTCCCAAAATCGGTTCATGGCTCAGTATATACCGATGGATG GTTTGAGGGGATTTCCTGGAGCTCAGATGAAATTCTCATCGCTTATGTTGCTGAGGATCCATCTCCATCCAAGCCAGTGTTTGATGGCCTCGGCTACAAGAAAAGAGCTTCTACAGAGAAGGACTGCAATAGCTGGGAAGGACAAGGAGATTTTGAAGGGGACTGGGGTGAAGCCTATTCGGGCAAAAGGCGTCCTGGCCTATTTGTTGTCAATATTGCTAG TGGAGATGTACACATTGTAGATGGAATCTCCAAATCCTTAAGTGTAGGACAAGTTATATGGGCGCCGAAGAATGATGAGTTGGACCAGTACTTGGTTTTTGTGGGTTGGCCATCAGACTGTGGATCTGAAATGATTGTAAGAAAGCTTGGTATAAAATACTGTTATAATAGGCCATGCGCTCTATATGCAGTCAAAGCATCATTTCACAAATCAGCAACTGATAAACTTGAAACCAA AGGTGACAGATCTGAAGATAAGACTGCAGCCATCAATCTTACTCAAGGCATAAGTAGTGCATTCTTTCCCCAATTCAG CCCAGATGGGAAATTCCTCGTTTTCCTGTCTGCAAAAAGTGCTGTGGATACTGGAGCACATATGGCCACTGACTCTCTCCACAGGATTGATTGGCCTACTGATGGGAAGCCTCAAACATCTCTTAAATGGTTTGACGTA GTCCCCGTTGTACAGTGTGCCGAAGAGGATTGCTTTCCAGGACTTTATTGTTCAGGTTTCCTCCGTAACCCGTGGCTTTCCGATGGACGGACAATGATTATGTCTTGTTACTGGCGCAGCAGTCAAGTAATAGTTTCTGTTGATGTGTTGAG TGGGAGAGTATCTCGAGTTACTCCCAATTCAAGTGCTTCGTGGAACATTCTTGCGTTAAATGGGGACAATATTCTCTCCG TGTCTAGTAGTCCAGTAGAGCCTCCTGAAATCAAGTATGGGTACTCTACTGAGAGGAAGGAATGGAATTGGCTCGATATTTCGGGTCCTGTTTCTATATACTCTACGAAG GTTAAATCTATGCTGTCATCCCTCCAATTTAGCATAATGAAGATTCCAGTTCGTGATACTTCTGTAGACCTTACGGACG GTGCTAGGACACCCTATGAAGCTATATTtgtttcttctaaaaccaggaaAAGTGGTGCATGTGATCCATTGGTGGTAATCCTTCATGGTGGACCGCATTCTGCCTCGTCAACTGACTTTAATAAAAACCATGCTTTCCTGTCTACATTAGGTTACAGCTTGCTCATAGTAAATTACAG AGGTACATTGGGATTTGGAGAGGAGGCGTTACAATCACTCCCAGGAAAAGTTGGTTCACAG GATGTAAGTGATGTACTTGCAGCTCTAGACCATGTCATTGAAATGGGTCTTGCTGACCCATCTAAAGTTGCTGTGGTTGGAATCTCACATGGGGGCTTTTTGACGACCCACTTGATCGGCCAG GCACCAGATAGGTTTGCAGCAGCGGCTGCGAGAAATCCTGTTTGTAATCTTGCATTGATGGTTGGTACGTCTGATATCCCCGATTGGTGTTATGTGGGAGCATATGGTGGTAGCGAGGGAAAAATTAACTTTACAGAGGCACCTTCACTTGATCATCTACGTGTGATGTATAACAAGTCTCCCATTTCACACCTCTCAAAG GTCAAAACGCCAACCCTCTTCCTTCTAGGTGCACAGGATCTGCGCGTTCCAGTTTCAGATGGATTGCAA TACGCACGAGCATTGAAGGAGAATGGAGTTGAGGTTAAGGTGATGATGTTTCCAAAGGACAACCATGAAATTAACAG GCCGCGATCTGACTTTGAAAGCTTTCTTAATATTGGTGTCTGGTTCAATAAGCATTTTCA GTAG
- the LOC113347892 gene encoding acylamino-acid-releasing enzyme-like isoform X3, with product MREVSQGLDVANEEEFASQSTLLKEFASLPTIDKAWVFESENGGSSRAMFSISQPNLLGNEKRTHILSSHIAKQSDGSVSFQWAPFPVEMSGVSIIVPSPSGQKMLVIRNQENDSPTQFEIWGPSRVEKEIHVPKSVHGSVYTDGWFEGISWSSDEILIAYVAEDPSPSKPVFDGLGYKKRASTEKDCNSWEGQGDFEGDWGEAYSGKRRPGLFVVNIASGDVHIVDGISKSLSVGQVIWAPKNDELDQYLVFVGWPSDCGSEMIVRKLGIKYCYNRPCALYAVKASFHKSATDKLETKGDRSEDKTAAINLTQGISSAFFPQFSPDGKFLVFLSAKSAVDTGAHMATDSLHRIDWPTDGKPQTSLKWFDVVPVVQCAEEDCFPGLYCSGFLRNPWLSDGRTMIMSCYWRSSQVIVSVDVLSGRVSRVTPNSSASWNILALNGDNILSVSSSPVEPPEIKYGYSTERKEWNWLDISGPVSIYSTKVKSMLSSLQFSIMKIPVRDTSVDLTDGARTPYEAIFVSSKTRKSGACDPLVVILHGGPHSASSTDFNKNHAFLSTLGYSLLIVNYRGTLGFGEEALQSLPGKVGSQDVSDVLAALDHVIEMGLADPSKVAVVGISHGGFLTTHLIGQAPDRFAAAAARNPVCNLALMVGTSDIPDWCYVGAYGGSEGKINFTEAPSLDHLRVMYNKSPISHLSKVKTPTLFLLGAQDLRVPVSDGLQYARALKENGVEVKVMMFPKDNHEINRPRSDFESFLNIGVWFNKHFQLYTHR from the exons ATGAGAGAAGTCTCTCAGGGTTTAGATGTGgcaaatgaagaagaatttgCTTCTCAATCTACATTACTTAAAGAATTTGCCTCCTTACCTACCATTGACAAGGCATGGGTCTTTGAATCAGAGAATG GAGGTAGTTCTCGGGCAATGTTTTCGATAAGCCAACCAAATCTCTTAGGAAATGAAAAACGGACTCATATTCTATCTTCCCATATTGCAAAACAAAGCGACGGGTCTGTCAGCTTTCAATGGGCGCCATTCCCTGTTGAAATGTCAGGTGTATCAATAATTGTTCCGTCACCGTCAGGACAGAAAATGCTTGTTATAAGAAATCAGGAAAATGATAGTCCAACACAATTTGAAATCTGGGGACCGTCTCGGGTGGAAAAGGAAATACATGTCCCAAAATCGGTTCATGGCTCAGTATATACCGATGGATG GTTTGAGGGGATTTCCTGGAGCTCAGATGAAATTCTCATCGCTTATGTTGCTGAGGATCCATCTCCATCCAAGCCAGTGTTTGATGGCCTCGGCTACAAGAAAAGAGCTTCTACAGAGAAGGACTGCAATAGCTGGGAAGGACAAGGAGATTTTGAAGGGGACTGGGGTGAAGCCTATTCGGGCAAAAGGCGTCCTGGCCTATTTGTTGTCAATATTGCTAG TGGAGATGTACACATTGTAGATGGAATCTCCAAATCCTTAAGTGTAGGACAAGTTATATGGGCGCCGAAGAATGATGAGTTGGACCAGTACTTGGTTTTTGTGGGTTGGCCATCAGACTGTGGATCTGAAATGATTGTAAGAAAGCTTGGTATAAAATACTGTTATAATAGGCCATGCGCTCTATATGCAGTCAAAGCATCATTTCACAAATCAGCAACTGATAAACTTGAAACCAA AGGTGACAGATCTGAAGATAAGACTGCAGCCATCAATCTTACTCAAGGCATAAGTAGTGCATTCTTTCCCCAATTCAG CCCAGATGGGAAATTCCTCGTTTTCCTGTCTGCAAAAAGTGCTGTGGATACTGGAGCACATATGGCCACTGACTCTCTCCACAGGATTGATTGGCCTACTGATGGGAAGCCTCAAACATCTCTTAAATGGTTTGACGTA GTCCCCGTTGTACAGTGTGCCGAAGAGGATTGCTTTCCAGGACTTTATTGTTCAGGTTTCCTCCGTAACCCGTGGCTTTCCGATGGACGGACAATGATTATGTCTTGTTACTGGCGCAGCAGTCAAGTAATAGTTTCTGTTGATGTGTTGAG TGGGAGAGTATCTCGAGTTACTCCCAATTCAAGTGCTTCGTGGAACATTCTTGCGTTAAATGGGGACAATATTCTCTCCG TGTCTAGTAGTCCAGTAGAGCCTCCTGAAATCAAGTATGGGTACTCTACTGAGAGGAAGGAATGGAATTGGCTCGATATTTCGGGTCCTGTTTCTATATACTCTACGAAG GTTAAATCTATGCTGTCATCCCTCCAATTTAGCATAATGAAGATTCCAGTTCGTGATACTTCTGTAGACCTTACGGACG GTGCTAGGACACCCTATGAAGCTATATTtgtttcttctaaaaccaggaaAAGTGGTGCATGTGATCCATTGGTGGTAATCCTTCATGGTGGACCGCATTCTGCCTCGTCAACTGACTTTAATAAAAACCATGCTTTCCTGTCTACATTAGGTTACAGCTTGCTCATAGTAAATTACAG AGGTACATTGGGATTTGGAGAGGAGGCGTTACAATCACTCCCAGGAAAAGTTGGTTCACAG GATGTAAGTGATGTACTTGCAGCTCTAGACCATGTCATTGAAATGGGTCTTGCTGACCCATCTAAAGTTGCTGTGGTTGGAATCTCACATGGGGGCTTTTTGACGACCCACTTGATCGGCCAG GCACCAGATAGGTTTGCAGCAGCGGCTGCGAGAAATCCTGTTTGTAATCTTGCATTGATGGTTGGTACGTCTGATATCCCCGATTGGTGTTATGTGGGAGCATATGGTGGTAGCGAGGGAAAAATTAACTTTACAGAGGCACCTTCACTTGATCATCTACGTGTGATGTATAACAAGTCTCCCATTTCACACCTCTCAAAG GTCAAAACGCCAACCCTCTTCCTTCTAGGTGCACAGGATCTGCGCGTTCCAGTTTCAGATGGATTGCAA TACGCACGAGCATTGAAGGAGAATGGAGTTGAGGTTAAGGTGATGATGTTTCCAAAGGACAACCATGAAATTAACAG GCCGCGATCTGACTTTGAAAGCTTTCTTAATATTGGTGTCTGGTTCAATAAGCATTTTCA ACTGTACACACATAGGTAG
- the LOC113347892 gene encoding acylamino-acid-releasing enzyme 2-like isoform X6 translates to MKFSSLMLLRIHLHPSQCLMASATRKELLQRRTAIAGKDKEILKGTGVKPIRAKGVLAYLLSILLDGISKSLSVGQVIWAPKNDELDQYLVFVGWPSDCGSEMIVRKLGIKYCYNRPCALYAVKASFHKSATDKLETKGDRSEDKTAAINLTQGISSAFFPQFSPDGKFLVFLSAKSAVDTGAHMATDSLHRIDWPTDGKPQTSLKWFDVVPVVQCAEEDCFPGLYCSGFLRNPWLSDGRTMIMSCYWRSSQVIVSVDVLSGRVSRVTPNSSASWNILALNGDNILSVSSSPVEPPEIKYGYSTERKEWNWLDISGPVSIYSTKVKSMLSSLQFSIMKIPVRDTSVDLTDGARTPYEAIFVSSKTRKSGACDPLVVILHGGPHSASSTDFNKNHAFLSTLGYSLLIVNYRGTLGFGEEALQSLPGKVGSQDVSDVLAALDHVIEMGLADPSKVAVVGISHGGFLTTHLIGQAPDRFAAAAARNPVCNLALMVGTSDIPDWCYVGAYGGSEGKINFTEAPSLDHLRVMYNKSPISHLSKVKTPTLFLLGAQDLRVPVSDGLQYARALKENGVEVKVMMFPKDNHEINRPRSDFESFLNIGVWFNKHFHLSHCRKPVYIYM, encoded by the exons ATGAAATTCTCATCGCTTATGTTGCTGAGGATCCATCTCCATCCAAGCCAGTGTTTGATGGCCTCGGCTACAAGAAAAGAGCTTCTACAGAGAAGGACTGCAATAGCTGGGAAGGACAAGGAGATTTTGAAGGGGACTGGGGTGAAGCCTATTCGGGCAAAAGGCGTCCTGGCCTATTTGTTGTCAATATTGCTAG ATGGAATCTCCAAATCCTTAAGTGTAGGACAAGTTATATGGGCGCCGAAGAATGATGAGTTGGACCAGTACTTGGTTTTTGTGGGTTGGCCATCAGACTGTGGATCTGAAATGATTGTAAGAAAGCTTGGTATAAAATACTGTTATAATAGGCCATGCGCTCTATATGCAGTCAAAGCATCATTTCACAAATCAGCAACTGATAAACTTGAAACCAA AGGTGACAGATCTGAAGATAAGACTGCAGCCATCAATCTTACTCAAGGCATAAGTAGTGCATTCTTTCCCCAATTCAG CCCAGATGGGAAATTCCTCGTTTTCCTGTCTGCAAAAAGTGCTGTGGATACTGGAGCACATATGGCCACTGACTCTCTCCACAGGATTGATTGGCCTACTGATGGGAAGCCTCAAACATCTCTTAAATGGTTTGACGTA GTCCCCGTTGTACAGTGTGCCGAAGAGGATTGCTTTCCAGGACTTTATTGTTCAGGTTTCCTCCGTAACCCGTGGCTTTCCGATGGACGGACAATGATTATGTCTTGTTACTGGCGCAGCAGTCAAGTAATAGTTTCTGTTGATGTGTTGAG TGGGAGAGTATCTCGAGTTACTCCCAATTCAAGTGCTTCGTGGAACATTCTTGCGTTAAATGGGGACAATATTCTCTCCG TGTCTAGTAGTCCAGTAGAGCCTCCTGAAATCAAGTATGGGTACTCTACTGAGAGGAAGGAATGGAATTGGCTCGATATTTCGGGTCCTGTTTCTATATACTCTACGAAG GTTAAATCTATGCTGTCATCCCTCCAATTTAGCATAATGAAGATTCCAGTTCGTGATACTTCTGTAGACCTTACGGACG GTGCTAGGACACCCTATGAAGCTATATTtgtttcttctaaaaccaggaaAAGTGGTGCATGTGATCCATTGGTGGTAATCCTTCATGGTGGACCGCATTCTGCCTCGTCAACTGACTTTAATAAAAACCATGCTTTCCTGTCTACATTAGGTTACAGCTTGCTCATAGTAAATTACAG AGGTACATTGGGATTTGGAGAGGAGGCGTTACAATCACTCCCAGGAAAAGTTGGTTCACAG GATGTAAGTGATGTACTTGCAGCTCTAGACCATGTCATTGAAATGGGTCTTGCTGACCCATCTAAAGTTGCTGTGGTTGGAATCTCACATGGGGGCTTTTTGACGACCCACTTGATCGGCCAG GCACCAGATAGGTTTGCAGCAGCGGCTGCGAGAAATCCTGTTTGTAATCTTGCATTGATGGTTGGTACGTCTGATATCCCCGATTGGTGTTATGTGGGAGCATATGGTGGTAGCGAGGGAAAAATTAACTTTACAGAGGCACCTTCACTTGATCATCTACGTGTGATGTATAACAAGTCTCCCATTTCACACCTCTCAAAG GTCAAAACGCCAACCCTCTTCCTTCTAGGTGCACAGGATCTGCGCGTTCCAGTTTCAGATGGATTGCAA TACGCACGAGCATTGAAGGAGAATGGAGTTGAGGTTAAGGTGATGATGTTTCCAAAGGACAACCATGAAATTAACAG GCCGCGATCTGACTTTGAAAGCTTTCTTAATATTGGTGTCTGGTTCAATAAGCATTTTCA CTTGTCCCATTGTAGGAAGCCcgtctatatatatatgtag